In Amycolatopsis coloradensis, one genomic interval encodes:
- a CDS encoding hydantoinase B/oxoprolinase family protein, protein MSVDPILVGVLGNRLHSILAEQQNALVNTAFSSVVRESLDLACAVFDSRGEMIGQSVGGTPGHINAMATGMRHFVAAYPPETLEPGDVLLTNDPWQTAGQINDITVATPVFLRGRLVAWFASCCHAPDIGGRLVSAEASEVFEEGLRLPIMKFLRAGEVNADLELLIRANVRTPEETIGDLYAQVTGNEVGAAGLVRLLEEFGLDSLDDVAAEIMNRSERALRDALAKLPDGTYTSELVTDGFDDEEVVLKVAVTIDGEDIHLDFAGSSPQSRRGINVVLNYTRAYASFAIKAAISPEVPHNAGSFRPVHVTAPEGSVLNCTPPAPVASRHLIGHFLPSLLITALHEALPGNALAHSADALWMTIWRGTDAEGREFMLNVFQTGGIGARAAKDGLNTTGFPSGLRSTPTEVIETMAPLIQRERVLRTDSGGAGRWRGGLGQCTAMAARGEISWSVNGNVDRVRRPASGVDSGHDGAVGRFELARGPSPSKSRVNLRPDDVVNVILPGGGGYGDPRERDPEAVLADVVDGYVSVEAARELYGVEVTYHGDPEALVRLPEDYKAVSSRGRK, encoded by the coding sequence ATGAGCGTCGACCCGATTCTGGTCGGGGTACTGGGAAACCGGCTGCATTCCATCCTGGCCGAACAGCAGAACGCGCTCGTCAACACGGCGTTCTCGTCCGTGGTGCGGGAATCGCTCGACCTCGCCTGCGCGGTGTTCGACTCCCGCGGCGAGATGATCGGCCAGTCCGTCGGCGGGACGCCCGGCCACATCAACGCGATGGCGACCGGGATGCGCCATTTCGTCGCCGCGTACCCGCCGGAGACACTGGAACCCGGCGACGTCCTGCTCACCAACGACCCGTGGCAGACGGCAGGACAGATCAACGACATCACCGTCGCGACGCCGGTGTTCCTGCGGGGACGGCTGGTCGCGTGGTTCGCCTCCTGTTGTCACGCCCCGGACATCGGCGGGCGCCTGGTCTCCGCCGAGGCCAGCGAGGTCTTCGAAGAGGGCCTGCGCCTGCCGATCATGAAGTTCCTCCGCGCGGGCGAGGTCAACGCGGATCTCGAATTGCTGATCCGCGCGAACGTCCGCACCCCGGAGGAGACCATCGGCGACCTGTACGCGCAGGTCACCGGGAACGAGGTCGGCGCCGCCGGCCTGGTGCGGCTGCTGGAGGAATTCGGCCTCGATTCGCTGGACGACGTCGCCGCGGAGATCATGAACCGCTCCGAGCGGGCGCTGCGGGACGCGCTGGCGAAACTGCCGGACGGCACGTACACCAGCGAGCTGGTGACCGACGGGTTCGACGACGAAGAGGTCGTCCTCAAGGTCGCCGTGACCATCGACGGCGAGGACATCCACCTCGATTTCGCCGGCTCGTCGCCGCAGAGCCGCCGCGGGATCAACGTCGTCCTGAACTACACCAGGGCGTACGCGTCGTTTGCAATCAAGGCCGCCATCTCGCCGGAGGTGCCGCACAACGCGGGTTCGTTCCGGCCGGTGCACGTCACCGCGCCGGAGGGCTCGGTGCTCAACTGCACGCCGCCCGCGCCGGTCGCGTCGCGGCACCTGATCGGGCACTTCCTGCCTTCACTGCTGATCACCGCCCTGCACGAAGCCTTGCCCGGCAACGCCTTGGCGCACAGCGCGGACGCGTTGTGGATGACGATCTGGCGCGGGACCGACGCCGAGGGCCGCGAATTCATGCTCAACGTGTTCCAGACCGGCGGGATCGGCGCACGGGCGGCCAAGGACGGTCTCAACACCACCGGGTTCCCGAGCGGCCTGCGGTCCACGCCGACCGAGGTCATCGAGACGATGGCGCCGTTGATCCAGCGTGAACGCGTGCTGCGCACGGATTCCGGCGGCGCCGGGAGATGGCGCGGCGGCCTCGGCCAGTGCACCGCCATGGCCGCCCGCGGCGAGATCTCGTGGAGCGTCAACGGGAACGTCGACCGGGTGCGCCGTCCGGCGTCCGGTGTGGACTCGGGACACGACGGCGCGGTGGGCCGGTTCGAGCTGGCCCGCGGCCCCTCGCCGTCGAAGAGCCGGGTGAACCTGCGCCCCGACGACGTGGTGAACGTGATCCTCCCGGGAGGCGGCGGTTACGGCGACCCACGCGAGCGCGATCCGGAGGCCGTGCTCGCCGACGTCGTCGACGGGTACGTCTCGGTGGAAGCGGCGCGCGAACTGTACGGCGTCGAGGTCACCTATCACGGAGATCCCGAGGCGCTGGTGCGTCTTCCGGAGGACTACAAAGCGGTTTCGTCGAGAGGGAGGAAATGA
- a CDS encoding hydantoinase/oxoprolinase family protein, whose product MTGLRVGVDIGGTFTDLCVLGESGVVAVGKVLTTHDEPARAVEEGLKRTLADAGLDAGDVEQFVHGTTLVTNALIERKGARTALLATAGFRDVLEMRREHRYELYDLLIELPAPLVPRHLRFDVPERILADGTVHTGLDEEYVARLGRELDARGIDAVAICFLHAFTNPAHERRAAEVLREAAPRLRVALSSEVVPEIREFERMSTTVGCVYVQDLTERYLRDLERRLHEAGVRPSPHIMLSNGGIATVDTAARYPIRLLESGPAGGALAASAIGAAAGVEGLLAFDMGGTTAKLCMISGGAPLVTHEFEVDRKYRLLPGSGLPVKVPVTDMIEIGVGGGSIARIDALGLLTVGPDSAGSEPGPVCYGRGGTEPTVTDADLVLGYLDPGYFLGGGMTLDLEGAREAIRSKIAGPLGVSVEEAAWGIHTSVNEDMANAARVHAVERGKDPAKLPMFTFGGAGPVHGVGVARALGAPEVVAPPAAGVLSAAGFLTAPLAFDFVRSARSAVLDLSREQVDALFGEMEAEGAELLEKSGVDGADVTHRRIAEMRYSGQGYEIRVPVEGGDWPGSLIDAFTETYRTLYRRTGPDVTIEVLNWRVVSSGPAPEVTLKLAGAEAEGDARKGTRPAYFPAEGGFADTAVFDRYRLKPGDRVEGPAIVEERESTVVVPPGARCVVGEDASLVVTV is encoded by the coding sequence GTGACCGGGCTCCGCGTCGGCGTGGACATCGGCGGCACGTTCACCGATCTCTGCGTTCTCGGCGAGTCCGGCGTCGTCGCCGTCGGCAAGGTGCTGACGACGCACGACGAACCCGCTCGCGCGGTCGAGGAAGGTCTCAAGAGGACACTCGCGGACGCCGGGCTGGACGCGGGCGACGTCGAGCAGTTCGTGCACGGCACGACACTGGTCACGAACGCGCTGATCGAACGCAAGGGAGCGCGTACCGCCCTCCTGGCGACGGCCGGTTTCCGTGACGTGCTGGAGATGCGGCGCGAGCACCGGTACGAATTGTACGACCTGCTCATCGAATTGCCGGCCCCGCTGGTGCCACGGCACCTGCGGTTCGACGTCCCCGAGCGGATCCTCGCCGACGGGACCGTCCACACAGGACTGGACGAGGAGTATGTCGCGCGACTCGGCCGGGAGCTCGACGCCAGGGGGATCGACGCGGTCGCGATCTGTTTCCTGCATGCCTTCACGAATCCCGCGCACGAAAGGCGGGCGGCCGAGGTGCTGCGGGAGGCCGCGCCCCGGTTACGGGTCGCGCTCTCCAGCGAGGTCGTCCCCGAGATCCGCGAGTTCGAACGCATGTCGACCACGGTCGGATGCGTCTACGTCCAGGACCTCACCGAACGTTACCTGCGTGACCTGGAGAGACGCCTCCACGAGGCCGGGGTGCGGCCGTCACCGCACATCATGCTGTCCAACGGGGGCATCGCGACCGTCGACACCGCCGCGCGCTACCCGATCCGCCTCCTCGAATCCGGGCCGGCGGGCGGGGCGCTGGCCGCGTCCGCGATCGGGGCGGCCGCCGGCGTCGAGGGTCTGCTGGCCTTCGACATGGGCGGCACGACGGCGAAACTGTGCATGATCTCCGGTGGCGCGCCGCTGGTGACGCACGAGTTCGAAGTGGACCGGAAGTACCGGCTGCTGCCGGGCTCCGGGTTGCCGGTCAAGGTACCGGTCACGGACATGATCGAGATCGGGGTCGGCGGCGGCTCGATCGCGCGGATCGACGCGCTCGGCCTGCTCACCGTCGGGCCCGATTCGGCGGGATCCGAGCCCGGCCCGGTCTGTTACGGCCGAGGTGGCACCGAGCCGACCGTGACGGACGCCGACCTCGTGCTCGGCTATCTCGATCCGGGATATTTTCTCGGCGGCGGAATGACTTTAGACCTCGAAGGCGCGCGTGAGGCGATCCGCTCGAAGATAGCCGGGCCGCTCGGCGTCAGCGTCGAAGAGGCCGCCTGGGGCATCCACACCAGTGTCAACGAGGACATGGCCAATGCCGCTCGGGTCCACGCCGTCGAACGCGGCAAGGATCCGGCGAAGCTGCCGATGTTCACCTTCGGCGGAGCCGGACCGGTGCACGGCGTCGGGGTGGCGCGGGCGCTCGGAGCGCCCGAGGTGGTCGCGCCGCCCGCCGCCGGGGTGCTCAGCGCGGCGGGCTTCCTCACCGCGCCACTGGCTTTCGACTTCGTGCGTTCGGCGCGTTCCGCGGTACTCGACCTTTCCCGGGAACAAGTCGACGCGCTGTTCGGAGAGATGGAGGCCGAGGGCGCGGAGCTGCTGGAGAAATCCGGTGTGGACGGTGCGGACGTGACGCACCGCCGGATCGCCGAGATGCGGTATTCCGGGCAGGGCTACGAGATCCGGGTGCCGGTCGAGGGCGGGGACTGGCCGGGGTCGTTGATCGACGCGTTCACCGAGACCTACCGGACGCTGTACCGGCGGACCGGGCCGGACGTCACGATCGAGGTGCTGAACTGGCGCGTCGTCTCCAGCGGCCCGGCGCCCGAGGTCACACTGAAACTCGCGGGCGCCGAGGCCGAGGGCGACGCGCGCAAGGGGACCCGTCCCGCGTACTTCCCCGCCGAAGGTGGCTTTGCCGACACGGCGGTGTTCGACAGGTACCGGCTCAAGCCGGGTGATCGCGTCGAAGGACCGGCCATTGTGGAGGAACGAGAGTCCACCGTGGTCGTTCCGCCGGGGGCTCGCTGTGTCGTCGGCGAGGATGCCAGCCTGGTGGTGACGGTATGA
- a CDS encoding thiamine pyrophosphate-binding protein, whose translation MPAPTGAQHLADALTALGTEVVFGLPGVHNLPLWEALADTDIRLVGVRHEQTAGYAADGYARATGKLGVALVTTGPGAANTLAAVGEAMASAAPVLIIATDIPSTLRRPGVVRGVLHESSDQQAMFAPVTKAGFTVTSADQVAATLHRAARLALQPQSGPVYLGIPADFLSERTPARRPPRSHARPFEIPELAEAETLLAAADRPLIWAGGGALRADAGEAIGKLAERLAAPVLTTFGARGLLPVDHPCLAPNPVHAPEVGALWDEADVVLAIGTDFDGLMTQNWLMPQPKKLIAINVDPDDAAKNYRPDITLVGDARVLVEALKVEERPGIAALVGRLAKVSARVRRRIKEEEPQAADLLSTLDEVLPQDAVVVADMCVAGYWIGGFHRVRAPRKLAYPMGWGTLGYGFPAALGAGAAGVGRAICVSGDGGFLFGCGDLHTLAQEQLPVTVILVDDGGYGMLRYDQDRAGLPRRGVDWDSPDFVGLARSFGVHADRVSGFGRAFRRLLGEFVESDEPNVLVVRAKMAPPLNTSPRWYRKESP comes from the coding sequence GTGCCTGCACCCACCGGAGCCCAGCATCTCGCCGACGCGCTGACCGCTCTGGGGACCGAAGTCGTCTTCGGTCTCCCCGGCGTGCACAACCTGCCGTTATGGGAGGCGCTGGCCGATACGGACATCCGGCTCGTCGGGGTCCGGCACGAGCAGACGGCGGGGTACGCCGCCGACGGGTACGCCCGCGCCACGGGGAAGCTCGGCGTCGCGCTGGTGACCACGGGGCCCGGCGCCGCGAACACGCTCGCCGCCGTCGGCGAGGCCATGGCGTCGGCCGCGCCGGTGCTGATCATCGCGACCGACATCCCGTCCACGCTCCGGCGGCCGGGCGTGGTCCGCGGCGTGCTGCACGAGTCGTCGGACCAGCAGGCGATGTTCGCGCCGGTCACCAAGGCCGGGTTCACCGTGACGAGTGCCGACCAGGTCGCCGCCACCCTCCATCGCGCGGCCCGGCTCGCGCTTCAGCCGCAGAGCGGGCCGGTCTACCTCGGCATCCCCGCCGACTTCCTGTCGGAGCGGACGCCCGCGCGCCGCCCGCCGCGGTCGCACGCCCGGCCGTTCGAGATCCCGGAACTCGCCGAGGCCGAGACGCTCCTGGCCGCCGCCGACCGGCCGCTGATCTGGGCGGGCGGCGGCGCCCTGCGCGCCGACGCGGGCGAGGCGATCGGGAAACTCGCCGAACGGCTGGCCGCGCCGGTGCTCACCACGTTCGGCGCTCGCGGGCTCCTGCCGGTCGATCATCCCTGCCTCGCCCCGAATCCGGTGCACGCGCCCGAGGTCGGCGCGCTGTGGGACGAGGCCGACGTCGTCCTCGCGATCGGCACCGACTTCGACGGGCTGATGACGCAGAACTGGCTGATGCCGCAGCCGAAGAAGCTCATCGCGATCAACGTCGACCCGGACGACGCGGCCAAGAACTACCGGCCGGACATCACGCTGGTCGGTGACGCCCGGGTGCTCGTCGAGGCGCTGAAAGTCGAGGAACGGCCCGGTATCGCGGCACTCGTCGGCAGGCTCGCCAAGGTCTCCGCCCGGGTCCGGCGGCGGATCAAGGAGGAGGAGCCGCAGGCCGCGGACCTTCTGTCCACTTTGGACGAGGTGCTGCCGCAGGACGCGGTCGTGGTCGCGGACATGTGCGTGGCCGGGTACTGGATCGGCGGATTCCATCGCGTCCGCGCGCCGCGCAAGCTCGCGTATCCGATGGGCTGGGGCACCCTCGGCTACGGCTTCCCCGCCGCGCTCGGCGCGGGTGCCGCGGGCGTCGGCCGCGCGATCTGCGTCAGCGGTGACGGCGGGTTCCTTTTCGGCTGCGGCGATCTGCACACACTGGCGCAGGAACAGCTGCCGGTCACGGTGATCCTCGTCGACGACGGCGGCTACGGGATGCTCCGCTACGACCAGGATCGCGCCGGGCTGCCGCGCCGGGGCGTCGACTGGGACAGTCCCGATTTCGTCGGCCTGGCGCGGTCTTTCGGGGTGCACGCGGACCGCGTTTCCGGATTCGGGCGTGCGTTCCGGCGGCTGCTCGGTGAGTTCGTCGAGTCCGACGAGCCCAACGTGCTGGTCGTTCGCGCGAAGATGGCTCCGCCGCTCAACACCTCGCCGCGCTGGTACCGCAAGGAATCCCCGTGA
- a CDS encoding MSMEG_1061 family FMN-dependent PPOX-type flavoprotein — protein MSEFVEVTTEAELREILPPPLERTANKARPKLDELDRQWLAESPFVLIATSAADGTCDVSPKGDPAGFTLVLDDTRIAIPERPGNRRADGFHNVLSNPHVGLIYLIPGRGDTLRINGRARLVREAPFFDDMIVKGNRPKLALVVDIDEIFHHCQKAFLRSKLWSPESWTPGALPSRAAIAKTFERPEDSLADLEAYYAPAAYSAGLY, from the coding sequence TTGTCTGAGTTCGTCGAAGTGACCACCGAGGCCGAGCTGCGCGAGATCCTGCCGCCGCCGCTGGAACGGACCGCGAACAAGGCGCGCCCGAAGCTGGACGAGCTGGACCGCCAGTGGCTCGCGGAGTCGCCGTTCGTGCTGATCGCGACGTCGGCGGCCGACGGCACCTGCGACGTCTCGCCGAAGGGCGACCCGGCCGGGTTCACGCTGGTGCTGGACGACACGCGGATCGCCATCCCGGAGCGGCCGGGCAACCGGCGTGCCGACGGGTTCCACAACGTGCTGTCGAATCCGCATGTCGGGCTGATCTACCTGATCCCTGGCCGCGGCGACACGCTGCGGATCAACGGCCGCGCGCGACTCGTGCGGGAGGCGCCGTTCTTCGACGACATGATCGTGAAGGGCAACCGGCCGAAGCTCGCGCTGGTCGTCGACATCGACGAGATCTTCCACCACTGCCAGAAGGCGTTCCTGCGGTCGAAGCTGTGGTCGCCGGAGAGCTGGACGCCCGGCGCGCTGCCGTCGCGGGCGGCGATCGCGAAGACCTTCGAGCGGCCGGAGGATTCCCTCGCCGACCTCGAGGCGTACTACGCCCCCGCCGCCTACTCGGCCGGCCTGTACTGA